TCTTTCCTTACATCAGGCGCGTTTTTAGTTTTTATTTTTGGACAACATTTTGAGTCTTTTAAACATCAAAGGTTTTCTTTTGTACTTAATAACTAAAAATATGAAAAGGTTGGCTCTGCTTTCATTACAGATACTATTTTGGGTAGGATTCTTTGGGCTTTCTCCGCTTGCGGCGCAAGTGGAAGAAGACCCCACCTCGTTTTATTGGCAGGGGTTGTCGCATTTGGAAAAAAAGGAATATTTGCAGGCGATACGCCATTTCACGACTGCCATCAGCCTCAATAATGCCTATGCAGAGGCGTACTACCAGCGTGCGATTGCCAAAAACGCCCTCAATAAAGAGTTGGGCTATTTGAGCATCGAGCATTGCCACGACCTTATCAAGGCGATGAATGGCGGCAAGCCCGAAGCCGCCGAAATGCTTTTGGAACACGTAGCCGCCGAATGTTTTAGCCTGCAAGCGGCGAAGATGCAGCCCAAAATTGTCTTCTGTGCCGATTTTTCTACCCATGGGCTAACCGAAATTCCTGCTAATATTACAGACTTTCCTTTTATTGTGCAATTAAATTTAGCCGAAAACGAACTCACGACCCTCGACTCTGCCCTTGCAAGGCTCGAAAATGTGTTGGTCTTAGATTTGAATAATAATCGTTTGAACGAACTTTCTGCCAATTTTAGCCAACTTTCGCATTTGCAGTTTCTAAATTTAAGCGATAACAACCTCAAAGAATTGAATAGCGATTTTGGCAATCTCAAAAATTTGCGCGTGTTACAAATCAAAAACAACTACCTTTCCGAACTGCCACTCTCTTTTGAGAAGTTGGAAAATCTCGAAAATTTAGACATTTCTTACAACCAACTAAGCCAAGTGCCTGCCGTCCTGCTTCGCCTACAAAACCTGCGCGAACTGCACATAGAGGGCAATGCTATTCCAAAAGAGGAGATAGAAAAAATTAGAACTGCCCTGCCCAAAACAGAAATCTTTTTCTAAACGCCCTGCACAGGTAGCTGCGGCTCTACCATCACCACTTCTTCGCGCTCCACCAAAACAGCACCCACTTCCGCGCCTTTGGGCTTTCGCACAAACTTTTTAGGCGTAACGATAACAGGGACAAGGGTATCGGTCTTGCTCTTCGAATAATAAGCCGCAATTTGCGCCGCCACCGTTATCGCGCTTTTGGGAAAGGGCTTGCCTGCCCTATATTTGAGAATGACGTGCGAGCCTGCTACGCCACGCGCATGAAACCAAAGGTCTTCTTTGTAGGCAAAACGTTGGGTAAGTAAATCGTTATTTTTGGCATTTTTGCCTACCCAAATTTGAAAACCCTCACTTTCAAATTGTTTGAAGGGAAGGGCATCTTCCTGACTGTCAGCCCCTTGTTCTACCTTAATTTGATGCGTTTTGAGATATTGGCGCAAATTTTTAAGGCTTGTAATGGCATCGAGGGCGTTGAGGTGCTTCTGAATTTTAACGGCTTCTTTTTCTTTTTGGGCGATATTTTCTTCTAATTTCTTAATTTCTATTTTCTGATTTTTGGCTTTTCTATAAAAATTTTCTGCATTTTTTTGGGGACTTATTTGCGCTTTGAGTGGAATGACGATATTTTGGTTTTGGTAAAAATCAAAAAGCGTAACTTCTTTTTCATAACCTTGTATCAAATGCAGGTTTGCCATCAGGATATGTCCGATTTCTTCATAACGCGATTTGCTTTGGATTTGGTCTAATTTTTCGTAGTTTTTCTCGATGTAGTTTTGGGTCTGGCGTAGCTTTTTTTCCAAACTCTTTAAGGCTTTTTGTTTTTCTTTTTGTAGATAAAAAGTTTTAGA
The Hugenholtzia roseola DSM 9546 DNA segment above includes these coding regions:
- a CDS encoding leucine-rich repeat domain-containing protein, giving the protein MKRLALLSLQILFWVGFFGLSPLAAQVEEDPTSFYWQGLSHLEKKEYLQAIRHFTTAISLNNAYAEAYYQRAIAKNALNKELGYLSIEHCHDLIKAMNGGKPEAAEMLLEHVAAECFSLQAAKMQPKIVFCADFSTHGLTEIPANITDFPFIVQLNLAENELTTLDSALARLENVLVLDLNNNRLNELSANFSQLSHLQFLNLSDNNLKELNSDFGNLKNLRVLQIKNNYLSELPLSFEKLENLENLDISYNQLSQVPAVLLRLQNLRELHIEGNAIPKEEIEKIRTALPKTEIFF
- a CDS encoding NFACT RNA binding domain-containing protein — protein: MHHNYYFLTALAQSLNHSLVGFEIQTAFSQNKDELLIGFSSEREKRDFWLRFSLLPELTTLSFPTDFARAKRNSIDLFPDMIGLEVERVYVFENERALGIDLKDSENNNKTLVCKFFSASPNLLLFEGETVIDLFIKSRSQDWDIEKTALHKKRETTWEAFQKQGVGASFPTLGKELLKELGLKSDETSAESWEILQDFFFYLKRPTFYLLEKQGQISLSFFEKENILYQTQDPIEAANRFYSEFSKTFYLQKEKQKALKSLEKKLRQTQNYIEKNYEKLDQIQSKSRYEEIGHILMANLHLIQGYEKEVTLFDFYQNQNIVIPLKAQISPQKNAENFYRKAKNQKIEIKKLEENIAQKEKEAVKIQKHLNALDAITSLKNLRQYLKTHQIKVEQGADSQEDALPFKQFESEGFQIWVGKNAKNNDLLTQRFAYKEDLWFHARGVAGSHVILKYRAGKPFPKSAITVAAQIAAYYSKSKTDTLVPVIVTPKKFVRKPKGAEVGAVLVEREEVVMVEPQLPVQGV